Part of the Candidatus Omnitrophota bacterium genome, CACACACGTGATTTATTTGCGCTGGGTGCTTTAAAAGCAGCAAAGTGGGTTGTAGGTAAACCAGCAGGTTTATATTCAATGCAGGATGTTTTAAGTAAATAATATAGGAGATAGAGAACCATGTTTAAGCTTTCTAAGAAACTCAACAGCCTTCCGCCTTATTTATTTTTAGAGATTGATAAAGCAAAAAGAAAAGCACGCGCAGAGGGAAGAGATATTATAGATATTGGGATAGGAGATCCCGACCAGCCAACGCCCAAATATATTATTGAAGCTTTGCATCAGGCTTCTCTTGATCCTTCCACCCATCGTTATGCCCTAGACCAAGGAATGCCGGCATTACGGCGTTCAATTGAAGGCTGGTATAAAAGAAGATTTAATGTTGATTTGAATCCAGATACCGAAGTTCTTCCCTTAATCGGCTCTAAAGAAGGTATTGCGCATTTTCCTTTGGGGTTTCTTAATGAAGGGGATTACTCATTGGTTCCCGATCCGTGTTATCCTCCATATAAAGGCGGAACAATCCTTGCAGGTGGCAAACCTTATTTAATGCCCCTTCTTGAACAAAACGCTTTCTTACCTGATTTGAAGAAAATTCCAGCGAGTATCTGCAAGAAAGCCAAGATAATTTTTATTAATTACCCTAATAATCCAACGAACGCTTGCGCTGAAAAAAGTTTTTTCAAGGAAGTAATCGATTTTGTGCGTAAGAATAAATTAATATTAATTTCCGATTTGGCTTATTCAGAAATGAGCTATGATGGATATAAGGCTCCGAGTATTTTTGAAGTGGAAGGAGCTAAAGAGGTTGCTATTGAGTTTCATTCTTTATCCAAAACTTATAATATGACTGGTTGGCGTGTTGGCTGGGCTTGCGGAAATTCTGAACTTGTGGCAGCATTAGCAAAAGTAAAATCCAATGTTGACTCAGGAATCTTTACTGCAATCCAATTGGCCGGAATTGCTGCACTTGAAGGCCCTCAAGACCATGTTAAAAATATGTGTGCTCTTTATCAAGAAAGGCGCGATGTTTTAGTAGGCGGTTTAAATTCTTTGGGTTGGAAAGTAAGAGTCCCAAAAGCTACGTTCTATGTTTGGATTAAGATTCCCAATAAAATGTCTTCTATCAAATTTGCAGCACTCTTACTTGAAAAAGCAAATATAGTTGCAACTCCCGGTGTGGGTTTTGGAAAATATGGAGAAGGTTATATCCGCATGGCGCTTACTGTTCCGAAAGAGAGGATAAAAGAAGCGCTTGAGCGTTTAAAAAAGATTTCTTAATGGCGATTTGTTATTTAGGTGTTGGTACAAACCTTGGGAATAAAAGGAAAAACATTAATTTATCCATTAAAAAGATTAACGCTTTGAAAGAGACAAAAGTTTTAAAAGTATCTAAATTAATTGAG contains:
- a CDS encoding dihydrodipicolinate reductase C-terminal domain-containing protein, whose protein sequence is HTRDLFALGALKAAKWVVGKPAGLYSMQDVLSK
- a CDS encoding LL-diaminopimelate aminotransferase, coding for MFKLSKKLNSLPPYLFLEIDKAKRKARAEGRDIIDIGIGDPDQPTPKYIIEALHQASLDPSTHRYALDQGMPALRRSIEGWYKRRFNVDLNPDTEVLPLIGSKEGIAHFPLGFLNEGDYSLVPDPCYPPYKGGTILAGGKPYLMPLLEQNAFLPDLKKIPASICKKAKIIFINYPNNPTNACAEKSFFKEVIDFVRKNKLILISDLAYSEMSYDGYKAPSIFEVEGAKEVAIEFHSLSKTYNMTGWRVGWACGNSELVAALAKVKSNVDSGIFTAIQLAGIAALEGPQDHVKNMCALYQERRDVLVGGLNSLGWKVRVPKATFYVWIKIPNKMSSIKFAALLLEKANIVATPGVGFGKYGEGYIRMALTVPKERIKEALERLKKIS